In Drosophila simulans strain w501 chromosome 3R, Prin_Dsim_3.1, whole genome shotgun sequence, a single window of DNA contains:
- the LOC6729345 gene encoding glutamyl-tRNA(Gln) amidotransferase subunit B, mitochondrial, with translation MHYSIIRRLATQPKLANVPKRKWKSVVGLEVHAQIASASKLFSGSGTSFGAPLNSSVAYFDASIPGTLPVLNRKCVESGIKTSLALGCRVNEVSMFDRKHYFYADLPNGYQITQQRAALANDGKMTFPVITPGKKVYYKTAKLLQLQLEQDSGKSLHDDYLKRSLVDLNRAGLPLMELVFAPDLETGEEAASLVKELILILRRLQTCSCKMEEGALRVDANISIHQEGDPLGVRTEVKNIGSVRSISQAITYEINRQLETVANGGVITNETRNWDAENRRTVAMRDKEVLQDYRFMPEPNLPPLHVNLKPGSMSTEDLLSVAALSEEIPELPEDTRQRLVEQYNLNAETAIILVNEPILLDHFLSITRSLSDLPNKVIYNFLINDLLTYCNKLNLDVEDCSIKADDLKDILKSLHAELINLQAARQLVDLLNNNPKAKVSELIELHNLQQICSLDEIENLCQLAIANQAKAVQQYQKGKAKALFAIAGEVAKLSSHKANMKLVVQHLEKLLKPTNK, from the exons ATGCATTACTCAATAATCCGAAGACTGGCAACGCAGCCAAAGCTAGCCAACGTTCCCAAAAG gaaatggaaaagcgttGTGGGTTTGGAGGTGCACGCACAGATTGCCAGTGCGTCCAAGCTTTTTTCCGGCAGTGGCACATCCTTTGGAGCACCACTTAATTCTTCGGTGGCGTATTTTGATGCTTCCATACCGGGAACGTTGCCA GTGCTCAACAGAAAATGTGTGGAATCCGGCATTAAGACATCACTGGCTCTGGGATGTCGGGTGAACGAAGTGTCCATGTTTGATCGTAAGCACTACTTCTATGCAGATTTGCCT AATGGCTACCAAATCACGCAGCAGCGCGCCGCTTTGGCCAATGATGGGAAAATGACTTTTCCCGTGATAACACCAGGCAAGAAAGTTTACTACAAGACCGCCAAGCtactgcagttgcaattggAACAGGACAGTGGTAAATCTCTGCACGATGATTATCTCAAAAGAAGCCTGGTTGACCTCAATCGTGCTGGACTCCCTCTAATGGAGCTGGTTTTCGCACCAGATTTGGAAACGGGCGAAGAAGCGGCATCGCTGGTCAAGGAATTAATACTCATACTAAGGCGTCTGCAGACATGCAGTTGTAAAATGGAAG AGGGTGCCCTGCGTGTGGATGCCAACATATCCATTCACCAAGAAGGCGATCCCTTGGGAGTCCGCACCGAAGTAAAAAACATCGGCTCGGTTCGAAGCATTTCGCAAGCAATTACGTATGAAATTAATAGACAGCTGGAAACTGTGGCTAATGGCGGTGTGATCACAAATGAGACTCGCAACTGGGATGCGGAGAACCGGCGCACAGTGGCCATGCGTGACAAAGAGGTGCTGCAGGACTACAGATTCATGCCGGAGCCGAATCTACCACCCCTTCATGTAAACCTTAAGCCTGGATCAATGTCAACAGAGGATTTACTTTCAGTGGCTGCTCTAAGCGAGGAAATTCCAGAATTACCAGAGGATACGAGGCAACGTTTGGTGGAGCAGTACAACCTGAATGCGGAAACTGCCATAATTTTAGTG AACGAACCCATTCTGCTGGATCATTTCTTGAGCATCACCCGTAGTTTAAGTGATTTGCCCAACAAAGtcatttacaattttcttaTAAACGATTTGTTGACCTACTGCAACAAATTGAACTTGGACGTGGAGGATTG CTCCATTAAGGCTGATGATTTGAAAGATATATTAAAGAGCTTGCATGCCGAGCTGATAAATCTCCAGGCAGCACGTCAGCTGGTTGATCTGCTTAATAATAACCCCAAAGCGAAAGTCAGTGAG CTTATTGAACTGCACAACCTGCAGCAGATCTGCAGTCTGGACGAGATCGAGAACCTGTGCCAGCTGGCTATCGCCAACCAGGCCAAGGCAGTCCAACAGTACCAGAAAGGCAAGGCAAAAGCTTTGTTCGCCATCGCTGGCGAAGTTGCCAAACTGTCGTCCCACAAGGCCAACATGAAGCTGGTAGTGCAGCATCTGGAAAAGCTGCTAAAACCCACCAATAAGTAA
- the LOC6729348 gene encoding NPC intracellular cholesterol transporter 2 isoform X2: MRGALMDYYLKILLVICAAHELAGGTIKSTRDAVYKKYLSLRSLPFEDCGSLYQVSYLDIESCTTLPCSMARNATIKVTVRFDDNGNGVSFLKHEVRWVFNYIKTQAAITPDPCDGDHGCIESASDGKAYWANIFVNETLPVMKGSMLWESKDANDQNLICFQVPVVITV; the protein is encoded by the exons ATGCGCGGCGCCCTAATGGATTACTATCTAAAAATACTCTTGGTTATTTGCGCTGCCCACGAATTGGCCGGCGGAACGATCAAGTCTACCAGGGATGctgtttacaaaaaatatctgTCCCTAAGATCTTTGCCCTTCGAGGACTGCG GTTCTTTGTACCAGGTCAGCTACCTGGACATCGAGAGCTGTACGACACTGCCCTGCTCCATGGCCCGGAACGCGACCATTAAGGTTACTGTGCGCTTCGATGATAATG GCAATGGCGTCAGCTTTCTGAAGCACGAAGTCCGATGGGTGTTTAACTACATCAAGACCCAGGCGGCCATAACTCCGGATCCTTGCGACGGAGATCACGGATGCATAGAGAGCGCGAGTGATGGAAAGGCCTATTGGGCCAATATCTTTGTGAACGAAACTTTGCCGGTG ATGAAAGGCAGCATGCTGTGGGAATCCAAGGATGCGAACGATCAGAACCTAATCTGTTTCCAGGTTCCCGTTGTAATCACAGTGTAA
- the LOC6729348 gene encoding NPC intracellular cholesterol transporter 2 isoform X1: MRGALMDYYLKILLVICAAHELAGGTIKSTRDAVYKKYLSLRSLPFEDCGEKNGSLYQVSYLDIESCTTLPCSMARNATIKVTVRFDDNGNGVSFLKHEVRWVFNYIKTQAAITPDPCDGDHGCIESASDGKAYWANIFVNETLPVMKGSMLWESKDANDQNLICFQVPVVITV, encoded by the exons ATGCGCGGCGCCCTAATGGATTACTATCTAAAAATACTCTTGGTTATTTGCGCTGCCCACGAATTGGCCGGCGGAACGATCAAGTCTACCAGGGATGctgtttacaaaaaatatctgTCCCTAAGATCTTTGCCCTTCGAGGACTGCG GGGAAAAAAACG GTTCTTTGTACCAGGTCAGCTACCTGGACATCGAGAGCTGTACGACACTGCCCTGCTCCATGGCCCGGAACGCGACCATTAAGGTTACTGTGCGCTTCGATGATAATG GCAATGGCGTCAGCTTTCTGAAGCACGAAGTCCGATGGGTGTTTAACTACATCAAGACCCAGGCGGCCATAACTCCGGATCCTTGCGACGGAGATCACGGATGCATAGAGAGCGCGAGTGATGGAAAGGCCTATTGGGCCAATATCTTTGTGAACGAAACTTTGCCGGTG ATGAAAGGCAGCATGCTGTGGGAATCCAAGGATGCGAACGATCAGAACCTAATCTGTTTCCAGGTTCCCGTTGTAATCACAGTGTAA
- the LOC6729347 gene encoding exocyst complex component 5 translates to MLSQYMEEFEQEPFEVGEFIERLTWRTNNELQNSEEFHPVALHDTFIQTIKDLKILQEKQQSKCERLEESLRQEKESHAKKIAKLQERHQTAIDVFGQLDEKINSVAGKIMHLGEQLENVNTPRSRSVEAQKLLNFMSEFLAAGPVIVNDIFADAARLSEAADVIQKLYAISQDLPPGNFAESKRKIEKKYDEVERRLIEEFATAQKSEDIERMKTLAQILSQFKGYAQCVDAYIEQSQMQPYSGKDIFIGIVPLCKHHYEIIQKVFANPQQVMSKFILNIYQLKLHQYAMTKLEDKKDEEKYLRTLYELYSRTLKLSTDLQIYMSTIDDDLLQKLTQQIFMKHLAGYAEMETKCLTAKCSTELEKFYASKKHQKTATTKGFRRNMEVLIATRANINIAAIEDYGGETFLSEELAINMLQEAKASLKRCRLLSNENELPGNAIKLNDILLRFLMHEHVDYALELGLQAVPLAEGRVFPQLYFFDVVQKTNIIVHLLDKLCHTSVIPCVSNTPKYSDYVFKKRILMEQIETKLDQGLDRSISAVIGWVKVYLQYEQKKTDYKPETDVDTISSAACLQVVQSLQPVIVQIKKCVDGENLQNVLTEFGTRLHRVIYDHLQTMQFNTAGAMCAICDVNEYRKCIRELDSPLVTQLFDILHALCNLLLVKPQNLQEVCTGDTLNYLDKSVVRQFIQLRTDFRIIKNTNYLKGIIE, encoded by the exons ATGCTATCCCAATACATGGAGGAGTTTGAACAG GAACCCTTTGAGGTGGGCGAGTTCATAGAACGCCTTACTTGGCGCACCAACAATGAACTCCAGAATAGCGAGGAATTTCATCCTGTGGCCCTGCACGATACCTTCATCCAAACCATTAAGGACTTGAAGATCCTGCAGGAGAAGCAACAGAGCAAGTGTGAACGGCTAGAGGAGTCGCTGCGCCAGGAGAAGGAGTCGCACGCCAAAAAGATTGCCAAGCTCCAAGAACGCCACCAAACGGCCATTGATGTGTTCGGCCAGCTGGACGAAAAAATCAATTCGGTGGCCGGCAAGATCATGCACCTGGGCGAGCAGTTGGAGAATGTGAACACTCCACGCAGTCGTTCAGTGGAGGCCCAGAAGTTACTTAATTTTATGTCCGAGTTTTTGGCCGCTGGCCCTGTAATTGTCAACGATATTTTTGCGGATGCCGCAAGATTAAGTGAGGCCGCAGATGTGATACAAAAGCTCTACGCTATCTCGCAGGATCTGCCGCCCGGAAACTTTGCGGAATCCaaaagaaaaatcgaaaagaaatACGATGAAGTCGAGCGGCGGTTGATCGAAGAGTTTGCCACCGCCCAAAAGAGCGAGGACATCGAGCGCATGAAGACACTGGCCCAGATCTTGTCCCAGTTCAAGGGTTACGCCCAGTGTGTAGACGCATACATCGAGCAGAGCCAAATGCAACCGTACAGCGGCAAAGACATCTTTATAGGCATTGTACCGCTGTGCAAGCATCACTACGAGATAATCCAGAAGGTGTTTGCCAATCCGCAGCAGGTTATGTCCAAGTTCATACTTAACATCTATCAACTGAAGCTTCACCAGTACGCCATGACTAAGTTGGAGGACAAAAAAGATGAGGAGAAATATCTCCGCACCCTTTATGAGTTATACTCGCG CACACTAAAATTGTCAACAGATCTTCAAATCTACATGTCCACGATCGACGACGACTTGTTACAGAAGCTGACACAGCAGATTTTTATGAAGCATTTGGCCGGCTACGCCGAAATGGAGACCAAATGCCTCACAGCCAAGTGTTCTACAGAGCTGGAAAAGTTTTATGCCAGCAAGAAACACCAAAAGACTGCAACCACTAAGGGCTTTCGGCGAAACATGGAGGTGCTGATAGCCACGCGGGCCAACATAAATATTGCTGCCATCGAGGACTACGGCGGGGAGACGTTCCTGTCTGAGGAGCTGGCCATCAACATGCTGCAAGAGGCCAAGGCGTCGCTTAAACGCTGTCGTCTGCTGTCCAACGAGAACGAGCTACCAGGCAATGCTATAAAGCTGAACGATATCCTTCTCCGTTTCTTGATGCACGAGCACGTAGATTACGCACTGGAGTTGGGTCTGCAGGCAGTGCCATTGGCCGAGGGCAGGGTCTTTCCCCAGCTCTACTTCTTTGATGTGGTGCAAAAGACGAACATCATAGTCCATCTACTGGACAAGCTGTGCCACACATCTGTCATACCCTGTGTGAG TAATACGCCCAAATACTCGGACTATGTGTTCAAAAAGCGTATTCTGATGGAGCAAATCGAGACCAAGCTGGACCAGGGTCTGGATCGCTCCATTAGCGCTGTTATTGGCTGGGTCAAGGTATATTTGCAATATGAACAAAAGAAAACGGACTACAAGCCGGAAACCGATGTGGATACAATATCTTCAGCG GCGTGCTTACAAGTCGTTCAGAGTCTGCAGCCAGTGATTGTGCAGatcaaaaaatgtgttgatggAGAGAATTTGCAGAATGTTCTCACAGAATTTGGAACTCGGCTGCACCGAGTGATCTACGATCACCTTCAGACCATGCAGTTCAACACGGCTGGCGCCATGTGTGCCATCTGCGACGTGAACGAGTATCGCAAGTGCATCCGCGAGCTGGATAGTCCGCTGGTTACGCAACTGTTTGACATCCTGCATGCATTGTGCAATTTACTACTTGTTAAGCCCCAAAACCTTCAAGAAGTTTGCACGGGTGACACTCTG AATTATCTGGACAAGTCGGTGGTGCGGCAATTCATTCAGCTGCGCACTGATTTCAGGATCATCAAGAACACCAACTATCTGAAGGGTATTATTGAGTGA
- the LOC6729346 gene encoding hamartin: MVIEKIIGDLESNMTLENEEAKRKLVELLSQNKEQWVVKFMLDYFFTTGSQRILEVLVKAQAPHDGYIFDKLDDCLKQSQHRVQSLQVFCFIVRHHPTWLYKIEKHRLIKSVFKLMTHEKEIVPLMSALLCIITLLPIIPNSVPNFLNDLFEVFGHLASWKLQNSNKLPDEKLVHLQLGLQMLFHRLYGMYPCSFIAYLVEFIKRGNGGGIFQHTIKPLLNTVRVHPMLVTATPETEVNNTRWKEMEPHDVVMECANLSLPVLLPETSNEDGSYAYPMTPGYSRMTSNTSNTDYSYQLREFQQSRNVYNRFDSFASGGDVGPIWSPHNEIATTSSGIPLTPTTSFILPLQPAMNSQLMVGMTGSSPPEAAVEATPETTPLKDMRDIKQPGRAVNSHAVRAIFAVSQPSSPMRKDQQSQFSFPDVSREAEESSHSYLEVNRGTAYDRRLSQVIQDRHNVERSVNAPCPSSLPEINSDLSLVGGSVYPSVSQEVAAVCGECNETDRNLCSVGGLHMPTSRSMHQLAKKRRNRMASYSGNGSCADSRSSAAKKASWSTEAENPMRRTKSCSALSGMRQQHLEENDDEADCSSQRQRGENGNTQKTGSRLQRSGRNLAISAPKDPARSCTHASTQTVEGLDSAPAQYENWLIELLLECKEQRIDYERNLLYPQDILDEYIKHAIKANETFDAEQGQLMCLQLEYESYRRSIHAERNRRLMGRSRDKRSLEMERDRLREQLKNFDAKNKDLANKMDQAIRLANERQNIHQEELGEMRAKYQHELEEKKCLRQANDDLQTRLTSELARHKEMNYELESLRGQVFSLGTELQHTQQQADIGLQCKQELARLEAEFIIMGEVQVRCRDRLAEIDNFRARDEELQMLQESSNLELKDLRHSLDEKTSQLESMKHKISDLQAQLANSEKAMTEQKRLLSTVKDEYEEKFKSVNKKYDVQKKIIMQMEEKLMMMMQQPQGTTGHNTCSPDTDRTDIASSIERNSPLSTSLASSESLSASLRSTELKNLHQLVDTPSIPDVLNSLAGGAQFEDGVRLPAVDLASSASTASAINIVPHALDLPSTSGGIGHTLTHPHPHPHLHLQQQQQDQLQ, encoded by the exons ATGGTGATTGAGAAGATCATTGGTGACCTGGAGTCCAACATGACGCTGGAGAACGAGGAGGCCAAGCGCAAGCTTGTGGAGTTGCTATCCCAAA ACAAGGAGCAGTGGGTGGTGAAATTCATGCTGGACTACTTCTTTACAACCGGATCTCAGCGCATTTTGGAGGTACTGGTAAAAGCCCAGGCACCACACGATGGGTACATCTTTGACAAGCTGGACGATTGCCTAAAGCAGTCCCAACACCGAGTGCAGAGCCTCCAGGTGTTCTGCTTCATTGTTCGCCATCACCCTACTTGGCTGTACAAGATCGAGAAACATCGGCTGATCAAAAGTGTTTTTAAGCTGATGACG CACGAGAAGGAGATAGTTCCGCTGATGAGCGCCCTGTTGTGCATAATTACTCTGCTGCCGATCATACCGAATTCTGTGCCCAACTTTCTCAACGATCTGTTTGAGGTGTTCGGGCATTTGGCCTCGTGGAAGCTGCAGAATAGCAATAAACTGCCGGACGAGAAGCTCGTCCACCTGCAGTTGGGTCTACAGATGCTGTTTCACCGCCTGTACGGCATGTATCCGTGCAGCTTTATTGCCTATTTAGTGGAGTTCATCAAGCGAGGCAACGGCGGGGGCATCTTCCAGCATACAATCAAGCCGCTGCTAAACACTGTGCGAGTGCATCCCATGCTGGTGACGGCCACGCCAGAGACTGAGGTAAACAATACGCGATGGAAGGAGATGGAGCCGCATGATGTGGTTATGGAGTGCGCCAACCTATCGCTGCCCGTCCTCTTGCCCGAGACGAGCAACGAAGACGGCAGCTATGCGTATCCAATGACGCCAGGATACAGTCGCATGACTTCAAACACCTCGAATACGGACTACAGCTATCAGCTGAGGGAGTTTCAGCAATCGAGAAATGTCTACAACCGCTTCGATTCGTTTGCCTCGGGTGGGGATGTTGGTCCCATTTGGAGTCCGCATAACGAGATTGCCACGACCAGTAGCGGCATACCGCTTACACCCACCACGTCGTTTATTTTGCCACTTCAACCGGCTATGAACTCGCAGCTTATGGTTGGCATGACTGGCTCCTCGCCGCCCGAAGCAGCTGTGGAGGCCACACCGGAGACCACCCCCCTAAAGGATATGAGGGATATCAAGCAGCCGGGACGTGCGGTCAATTCTCATGCTGTGAGAGCTATCTTCGCCGTAAGCCAGCCTTCTTCACCCATGCGCAAGGACCAGCAGAGTCAGTTCAGTTTCCCGGATGTCTCTCGCGAGGCGGAAGAGAGCAGCCACTCATATCTGGAGGTCAACAGAGGAACGGCCTATGACCGTCGCCTGTCGCAGGTCATCCAGGACAGGCATAACGTCGAGCGATCTGTAAACGCACCTTGTCCAAGCAGCCTGCCGGAAATTAACTCCGATTTATCCCTTGTTGGCGGTTCCGTCTATCCATCTGTCAGCCAGGAGGTCGCTGCAGTTTGTGGCGAGTGCAACGAGACGGACCGGAACCTCTGCAGTGTGGGAGGACTTCATATGCCCACCAGCCGATCCATGCACCAGCTGGCAAAGAAGCGCCGCAATCGCATGGCAAGCTACAGTGGAAATGGTTCCTGTGCGGACAGCAGAAGTTCAGCGGCAAAGAAGGCAAGTTGGAGTACTGAGGCAGAGAACCCAATGCGACGAACCAAATCCTGCTCGGCCCTTTCCGGAatgcggcagcagcatctggAGGAGAATGATGACGAGGCCGATTGTTCGAGCCAAAGACAGAGAGGGGAGAATGGAAATACGCAAAAGACTGGCAGCCGCCTTCAGAGGAGCGGCCGGAACCTGGCCATTTCGGCGCCCAAGGATCCGGCTAGAAGCTGCACCCATGCCTCCACCCAGACGGTGGAAGGACTGGACAGTGCTCCAGCGCAGTACGAGAATTGGCTCATTGAACTTCTGCTGGAGTGCAAGGAGCAAAGAATCGACTATGAGAGGAACCTTCTGTACCCGCAAGATATTCTGGACGAATACATTAAGCATGCGATCAAGGCCAATGAGACCTTTGACGCCGAGCAAGGTCAACTGATGTGCCTACAGCTGGAATACGAAAGCTACCGTCGATCCATTCACGCAGAGCGCAATCGACGACTCATGGGACGAAGCAGGGACAAGCGCAGCCTGGAAATGGAGCGGGATCGGTTAAGGGAGCAGCTTAAGAACTTCGATGCAAAGAACAAGGAtctggcaaacaaaatggatCAGGCCATTCGGTTGGCCAACGAGCGCCAGAACATCCACCAGGAGGAGCTGGGCGAGATGAGGGCTAAGTACCAGCACGAACTGGAGGAAAAGAAGTGCCTGCGGCAGGCTAACGATGACCTGCAGACGCGACTCACCAGCGAATTGGCGCGCCACAAGGAGATGAACTATGAACTGGAGTCTCTGCGCGGTCAGGTCTTCAGTCTGGGAACCGAGCTTCAGCACACCCAGCAGCAGGCGGACATTGGGCTGCAGTGCAAACAGGAGCTGGCACGACTGGAGGCCGAGTTCATTATCATGGGTGAGGTGCAAGTGCGTTGCCGCGACCGTCTGGCTGAGATCGATAACTTCAGGGCCCGCGACGAGGAACTGCAGATGCTACAAGAGAGCAGCAACTTGGAACTGAAGG atctGAGGCATAGTCTGGACGAGAAGACATCACAGCTGGAAAGCATGAAGCACAAGATCAGCGACCTGCAGGCCCAGCTGGCCAACAGCGAGAAGGCCATGACGGAGCAAAAGCGACTTCTAAGCACCGTCAAGGATGAGTACGAAGAAAAGTTTAAG TCCGTGAACAAGAAGTATGACGTGCAGAAGAAGATTATTATGCAGATGGAGGAgaagctgatgatgatgatgcagcAGCCGCAAGGAACAACAGGTCACAACACCTGTTCCCCGGACACGGACAGAACTG ACATAGCATCATCCATTGAACGCAACTCACCGCTATCCACGTCGCTGGCCTCGAGCGAGAGCTTATCCGCCAGCCTGCGCTCCACGGAGCTGAAGAACCTGCACCAGCTAGTGGACACCCCCTCTATTCCGGATGTGCTGAACAGCCTGGCTGGCGGCGCTCAGTTCGAGGACGGAGTGCGTCTGCCGGCCGTGGATTTGGCCTCCTCGGCCAGCACCGCCAGTGCCATCAACATCGTGCCGCACGCCTTGGACTTGCCGTCGACCTCCGGCGGCATCGGTCACACGCTCACCCacccacatccgcatccgcacctgcacctgcagcagcagcaacaggatcaactgcagtag